TATTTTGGGGGACACGAATTCGGCGGCGATGAGGGATCATAAGACGATGGGAATGCGTCGCGGAACCAATCTCCCGCGGATGGGCGATTTCAATCAGTCCGTGATCCTGGAGGCCATCCGGCGCTCCGGAGAGGGATTGAGTCGGATCGAGCTCGTCGAGGCGACGGGCCTGTCCGCTCAGACCGTCACGAACATCACGCGCCGACTCCTCGATGACGGATTCATCCGCGAAGCCGGGCGCACGATCAACGGCCCGGGAAAGCCGCGGGTGACGCTGCGCCTCGTGGCGGAGAGCCGGTTCTCGGTCGGCGTGCACCTCGATCCCGCCGTCATGACCTTCGTGCTCCTCGATCTGTCCGGAGCCGTCGTGCGCCGGATGGCGGTGCGCACCCCGAAGAAGGATCCGCGTCGGATCGTGGAGGCCATGGCGTCCACGATCGACTCCCTGATCACCGCAGCCGGGGTGGACCGCTCGCGCATCGAGGGGGTGGGGGTCGCCGCCCCCGGTCCGCTGGATCCGGCCAAGGGGACCGTGATCGATCCGCCGAAGCTGCTCGGCTGGCACCGCGTGCCGCTGCGCTCCGTCCTGGCCGAGGCGACGGGATTCCCGGTGACCCTCGAGAAGGACACGACGGCGGCCGCCGTGGGAGAGCTCTGGACCCGTCACGGCTCGTCCGACGACTCGTTCGTCTTCGTCTACCTCGGGACCGGGATCGGCGCCGCGCTCGCCAGGAGCGGCGACGTGGTGCGCGGAAGCACGCAGAACCTCGGCGAGATCGGGCACATCGTCGTCGATCCTGACGGTCCCGCCTGCCTGTGCGGATCGCGCGGCTGTGTCGAGGTCGTCTGCACGCCGCAGGCGATCGTCGAGCAGGCCGAGCATGCCGGTGTGTTCCCTGACGACCGCGAGGCGAGCGACGTCGAGGCCGTCGAGGCGCGCTTCACGCAGCTGTGCGAGCGCGCGGCGGCCGGTGAGGCCCCTGCCGCGCGCGTGCTCCGTCAGGCAGCCGGTCACATGGCGGTGCTGACCGCGGTGCTGACCAACCTGCTCGACGTGGACCGGGTCGTGTACGGCGGTCCGTTCTGGCCGCGCCTGTCCGAGGTGTACCTGGGCGAGATCCCCGGACGGCTCGAGCGGCTGAGCGCCACGCGCGCGGTGCGGGCGCTTCCGGTCGCCGGCACGGTCGTCGGCGTCGACGTCGGCGCCGTGGGGGCCGGCTGCGTGGTCCTCGACTCGGTGCTGACGCCGCGCACGACGCATCTGCTGCTGGAGGACTGAGCGCCGGACATGAGTCGTCCGGGATCTCCGCGCGGGCTCTTGTCGGATTAACTCCAATCGATGTACTATCTGTGATCACCCCCAGCGATCGGATCACCGATGCATGACAACTCGGCCCTCGTCGAAGCGCGCATCCAGCGCTTCGTGCAGGAGCGTCTCCACCCCGCCGTGTACGCGCGGGCGCAGGAGCTGAAGCTCCGGTCGTGGACCGCCCCGGGGGAGCCCGTGTCGTTCGACCACGCCGTGGCGCAGGCTTTCGAGCCCTTCTCCGTCGGCGGTCCGTGGGGCCGCGCCTGGAGCACGATGTGGCTGCACGTGACCGGTGTCGTCCCGCAGGTCGCCGACGGGCAGCGGGCCGAGCTGGTGTTCGACCTCGGGTTCAACGACGCGGAGCCGGGTTTCCAGGCCGAGGGCACCGTGTACCGGCCGGACGGATCCATCGTGAAGGCCGTCGAGCCGAGGAACGCCCACGTGCCCCTGGAGGGGGCCGCGGGCGACCCGATCGATCTCTACCTCGAGGCGGCTGCGAATCCCGACGTCGCCGCGGCGTGGACCTTCGCGCCGACGCCCCTCGGGCAGTGGGAATCCGCGGGGGAGGATCCGCTCTA
This genomic interval from Microbacterium sp. LWH11-1.2 contains the following:
- a CDS encoding ROK family transcriptional regulator: MGDFNQSVILEAIRRSGEGLSRIELVEATGLSAQTVTNITRRLLDDGFIREAGRTINGPGKPRVTLRLVAESRFSVGVHLDPAVMTFVLLDLSGAVVRRMAVRTPKKDPRRIVEAMASTIDSLITAAGVDRSRIEGVGVAAPGPLDPAKGTVIDPPKLLGWHRVPLRSVLAEATGFPVTLEKDTTAAAVGELWTRHGSSDDSFVFVYLGTGIGAALARSGDVVRGSTQNLGEIGHIVVDPDGPACLCGSRGCVEVVCTPQAIVEQAEHAGVFPDDREASDVEAVEARFTQLCERAAAGEAPAARVLRQAAGHMAVLTAVLTNLLDVDRVVYGGPFWPRLSEVYLGEIPGRLERLSATRAVRALPVAGTVVGVDVGAVGAGCVVLDSVLTPRTTHLLLED